Part of the Pseudomonas sp. Leaf58 genome is shown below.
CTTCATCACCCTGCCACTGCTGCAACTGCGGGTGTGGCTGCGCGACCCGCAACCCTATACCCCGGCCACCGACCGCCAGGACGAGATCGGCGATATCGCCCGCCAGCTGCATGCGCGCCTGGCCCCGCCGCCGCCGCCAGAGCCAGAGCCTGAGGAAGAGGACGACGAGCACTTCGACGACCTGCACGAACCGGCCCAGCCAGTGAAAGCCGCGCCACGCGCCAAGGTTGCCGCCCCGGTTGATGAAGATGATGACGAAGCCTTCGCCGGCTTGCTGGACGACGATCACACACCCAAGGCTGCCGTGGTCGAGTCCGACGAGCCACAATTCAGTGCAGTGCTCGCCGTGCAACTGGGCTCGCAGGAACAGCTGCGACGCCTGCCACGCACGCGCCTGACCGAGTTGACCGAGCGCTATCGCGATTGCCTTGAACACGCCGCCTCGCTCTACGACGGCGAAACCCACACGCTCAATGACGGCAGCACCTTGGTTCTGTTTCACAGCCGCGACTGTGGCGAGGACTACCTGACCAACGCCATTTGCTGCGGCGAGCTGTTGCGCGCCCTAGGCCACGCGCTGCAAATCGAAGTAGCGGACAGCGGCATCACCCTACAACTGCAACTGGGCTTAGCCCTGGGCAACGACCTGCAGGGGCTGGAGCTGGTGGACCTGCTGATGGCCGAAAAGGCCCAGGACGCCCTGGCGCTGTCGCAGCACAGCCGCAACCTGTTGCTGGTGGAGCGGCAGATCAGCGACGACACGCTTATTCGCCAGCGCGCGCGCATTCGCCCAATTGCCAGCCCGGAAGGCGCCTGCTGCGTGGAACGGCTGATGGAGCCCTACCCGTCGATGCTGGAACGCCAGTTAGCGCGGATGCACGAGCGTAGGGCCTGACAGACATACGCCCCTACAGGGACCGCGCCAACCTTCCGGCAGGTTTATTGCAGATACAAAAAAGCCCGCAACGATGCGGGCTTTTTTGTATCTGGTTCGATCAGAACCGATAGACTTCCATATCGGTACGAATCGGCGCAGCCATCGGGATCTTGGATTTCTCCGGCGCCTTCTTCACCTGCACCGGCGCAGCGGCTTTTTTAGGCGACTCTTCGGCAATTGCCGGCTGGTTCGCCAGCGGCTTCACCGCCGTGCTCAGCTGTTCGGCCAGTTTCTGCAGCAATTGGCCTTGGGCCTGCACCTGCGATGCTTCACTCCCCTGGTGCGGCTGCTCGAGGTGAATGATACGGTTGTCACGCACATGGCCACGGCGGTCCAGCAGGCGCCACTGGGCATCAAGGATGGCTGGCTGGTCTTTGCCCGAGTCCAGGCGAGTGATCGAAAGCAGCACCTGAACATCCGGACTGAAACCGGGGGTAGCCGGGGCCAGCACCACGCGCTGGCTGTCCAGGCGCCAGGCAAGCTGACGTACCAGCAGTTGGTCGATGTCCGACGAAAGGCTACCCGCCCAACGACCGTCGATCGCCGAACTCAGGCTGCCATCGGCTTGGCGCTGCAGGAATGTTTCGCGTTGCAGGTAATCGGCCACCGATACCGGGCCGAGCACCACGGCCATGCCCGCACTCTGCGAAGGCTGGCCAGGATCACCACTGTCGAGCTGGTACAGGGCAACCGGCTGGTGCATGGTGCACCCGCCAAGGCCCAGCAAGCCAGTCATCAACAGCGCAAATGGAAGGCGCAGAAATTTCATCATCCCATCCAGGCGGTCGCCAACAGGCCAACCGCAGTGATACATGTATAGATTCAATCGGGCACACGGCCACGCCGGCACCGCAAGGGCCATATCATCCGCGAAATAACCGTCCGACTCCAGCATTTCTGCCTGGAACGGCGCTGAAATTGCCGTTCCAGACATTTCAACGGGCTACGCTGGCACTTCCACCAGCAAACTATCGACCCGCTGGAACCCGCGCGGTAGCTTGCTGCCACGCCGTCCCCGCTCGCCCTTGTAATGCTCCAAGTCGTCCCCTTTCAGAGATAGGGTACGCTTGCCGGCTTGCAATACAAGGGTCGCGCCCTCGGCAATCACGGCCAAATCGGTCACAAACTCTTCTCGGCTTGCCACCCGGTCGCCCGGCACACCGATAATCTTGTTGCCCTTGCCTTTGCCCAGCTGGGGCAAGTCGCTGACCTTGAACACCAGCAGGCGCCCTTCGGTGGTCACCGCTGCCAGCCAGTCCTCCTCGCGGTTGGCTACCGGGCGCGGGGTCATGACCTTGGCCCCATTGGGCAGGCTGAGCAAGCCCTTGCCGGCCTTGTTTTTAGCCTGCAGGTCTTCACCCTTTACCACAAAGCCGTAACCGGCATCCGAGGCCACCACGTACAGCGCGTCGTCCTCTGGCAGCAGCACGCATTCAAAAGTAGCCCCTGGGGGCGGCGTCAGGCGGCCGGTCAGGGGTTCACCCTGGCCACGCGCCGACGGCAGGCTGTGGGCCGCCAGTGAGTAGCTGCGGCCAGTGGAGTCAATGAGCACGGCAAACTGGTTGGAGCGCCCGGCGGCGGCTGCCTTGAAGCCATCGCCGGCCTTGTACGACAGGCCGGTGGCGTCGATGTCGTGGCCCTTGGCGCAGCGCACCCAGCCCTTTTCCGACAGCACCACGGTCACCGGCTCGGTCGGCATCAGCTCGTTTTCCGACAGGGCCTTGGCTTCGGCGCGCTCGACGATCGGCGAGCGGCGGTCGTCGCCGTAGGTTTCGGCATCCTTGATCAGCTCGCTGCGCACCAGCTTGCGTAGCTTGGCCTCGCTGCCCAGCAGGGCCTGCAGCTTGGCTTGTTCCTTGAGCAATTCGTCCTGTTCGCCGCGGATCTTCATCTCTTCCAGGCGCGCCAGCTGACGCAGGCGGGTTTCGAGGATGTAGTCGGCTTGAATCTCGGTCAGCTCGAAGCGGGCGATCAGGGCCTGCTTGGGGTGTTCCTCGGTGCGGATGATGTGGATCACTTCATCCAGGTTGAGGAAGGCGGTGAGCAAGCCGTCCAGCAAGTGCAGGCGCCTCTCCACCTTGTCCAGGCGATGCTGCAGGCGACGACGAACGGTTTGGGTGCGGAACGTGAGCCACTCCACCAATAGCGCGCGCAAGTTCTTCAACTGCGGCCGGCCATCAAGCCCGATGATATTGACGTTGACCCGGTAGCTGCTTTCCAGGTCGGTAGTGGCGAACAGGTGCTGCATCAGCTCGTCGGCGTCCACGCGGTTGGAGCGCGGGATGATGACAATACGGCAGGGGTTCTCGTGGTCCGACTCGTCACGCAGGTCGGCCACCATCGGCAGTTTCTTGGCCTGCATCTGCGCGGCGATCTGCTCCAGCACCTTGGCCCCGGAGACTTGGTGCGGCAGCGCAGTCACGACGATGTCGCCATCCTCGACACGGTATACGGCGCGCATGCGAATCGAGCCGCGGCCGCTTTCGTACATTTTGAGGATCTCGGCCCGCGGGGTGATGATCTCCGCCTCGGTCGGGTAGTCCGGCCCCTGAATGTGCTCGCACAATTGCTCGATGGTGGCCTTGGGCTCGTCAAGCAGACGCACGCAGGCACTGGCCACCTCACGCAGGTTGTGCGGCGGCACGTCAGTGGCCATGCCCACCGCAATACCGGTGGTACCGTTGAGCAGGATATTGGGCAGGCGCGCTGGCAGCACGGCTGGCTCTTCCAGCGTGCCGTCGAAGTTCGGCACCCAGTCCACGGTACCCTGGCCCACTTCGCTGAGCAGCACTTCGGCGTAGCGCGACAACCGCGCCTCGGTGTAACGCATCGCAGCGAACGACTTCGGATCGTCCGGCGCACCCCAGTTACCTTGGCCGTCGACCAGGGTATAGCGGTAGCTGAACGGCTGCGCCATCAGTACCATGGCCTCATAGCAGGCCGAATCGCCGTGGGGGTGGAATTTGCCGAGCACGTCACCGACGGTACGTGCCGATTTTTTGTGCTTGGCATCGGCATCGAGCCCCAACTCGCTCATGGCGTAGACGATGCGTCGCTGCACCGGCTTCAGGCCATCGCCGATGTGCGGCAAGGCGCGGTCCATGATCACGTACATGGAATAGTTGAGGTAGGCCTGTTCGGTGAAGTCAGCCAGCGAGCGGCGTTCGACGCCGTCCAGGCTGAGTTCCAGTGAGTCGCTCATGCGGGCCTCGTCATTTCAGGTTCTGGCGCAGCAACATGGTGCCGCCGCGCTGGGTAAATTCAAGTTGTTTCAGGGCACTCATGCCCAACAATACGGTTTGCCCGTCCAAGCCCGGCACCACAATGGCGCGCACGTCCTGTAGGCGGATATCGCCCAGTTGCAGGCTGGCCAGGCGCGTCCGGTAGCCTTCGGTACGGCCATTGGCGGTACTGAGCTGCACCGGGCTGCCGCGCGCCAGGCCCAGCTCGCGGCCCAATGCTTCGGGGATGGCCACGTCGGTAGCGCCGGTGTCGAGCATGAAATGC
Proteins encoded:
- a CDS encoding AhpA/YtjB family protein, whose translation is MNRPTPVKPDNFFLMIYRALSQRRVPLALRIACTNIFLVALALVIYACVMGLQFKQAMHEQADALGQSLTTQTATSATELLVSNDILSLNVLLGNLVKNPLVAHAAIYSVDNRILAEAGQRPRNSLLGEAEGLYQTKITFQDVTAGQLRISLDMSQFQQPMLISLQSMGILAAILLVLALTLSLRQGRFITLPLLQLRVWLRDPQPYTPATDRQDEIGDIARQLHARLAPPPPPEPEPEEEDDEHFDDLHEPAQPVKAAPRAKVAAPVDEDDDEAFAGLLDDDHTPKAAVVESDEPQFSAVLAVQLGSQEQLRRLPRTRLTELTERYRDCLEHAASLYDGETHTLNDGSTLVLFHSRDCGEDYLTNAICCGELLRALGHALQIEVADSGITLQLQLGLALGNDLQGLELVDLLMAEKAQDALALSQHSRNLLLVERQISDDTLIRQRARIRPIASPEGACCVERLMEPYPSMLERQLARMHERRA
- a CDS encoding membrane integrity-associated transporter subunit PqiC — encoded protein: MKFLRLPFALLMTGLLGLGGCTMHQPVALYQLDSGDPGQPSQSAGMAVVLGPVSVADYLQRETFLQRQADGSLSSAIDGRWAGSLSSDIDQLLVRQLAWRLDSQRVVLAPATPGFSPDVQVLLSITRLDSGKDQPAILDAQWRLLDRRGHVRDNRIIHLEQPHQGSEASQVQAQGQLLQKLAEQLSTAVKPLANQPAIAEESPKKAAAPVQVKKAPEKSKIPMAAPIRTDMEVYRF
- the parC gene encoding DNA topoisomerase IV subunit A, which gives rise to MSDSLELSLDGVERRSLADFTEQAYLNYSMYVIMDRALPHIGDGLKPVQRRIVYAMSELGLDADAKHKKSARTVGDVLGKFHPHGDSACYEAMVLMAQPFSYRYTLVDGQGNWGAPDDPKSFAAMRYTEARLSRYAEVLLSEVGQGTVDWVPNFDGTLEEPAVLPARLPNILLNGTTGIAVGMATDVPPHNLREVASACVRLLDEPKATIEQLCEHIQGPDYPTEAEIITPRAEILKMYESGRGSIRMRAVYRVEDGDIVVTALPHQVSGAKVLEQIAAQMQAKKLPMVADLRDESDHENPCRIVIIPRSNRVDADELMQHLFATTDLESSYRVNVNIIGLDGRPQLKNLRALLVEWLTFRTQTVRRRLQHRLDKVERRLHLLDGLLTAFLNLDEVIHIIRTEEHPKQALIARFELTEIQADYILETRLRQLARLEEMKIRGEQDELLKEQAKLQALLGSEAKLRKLVRSELIKDAETYGDDRRSPIVERAEAKALSENELMPTEPVTVVLSEKGWVRCAKGHDIDATGLSYKAGDGFKAAAAGRSNQFAVLIDSTGRSYSLAAHSLPSARGQGEPLTGRLTPPPGATFECVLLPEDDALYVVASDAGYGFVVKGEDLQAKNKAGKGLLSLPNGAKVMTPRPVANREEDWLAAVTTEGRLLVFKVSDLPQLGKGKGNKIIGVPGDRVASREEFVTDLAVIAEGATLVLQAGKRTLSLKGDDLEHYKGERGRRGSKLPRGFQRVDSLLVEVPA
- a CDS encoding TIGR02281 family clan AA aspartic protease yields the protein MSLAPGKRAGKVLMLVAWAAALFLATRFFGQWEDRQRNPNAQVQSSHGEGFIEVRLLGNGQGHFVLDGAINGQVVHFMLDTGATDVAIPEALGRELGLARGSPVQLSTANGRTEGYRTRLASLQLGDIRLQDVRAIVVPGLDGQTVLLGMSALKQLEFTQRGGTMLLRQNLK